A single window of Ornithorhynchus anatinus isolate Pmale09 chromosome 3, mOrnAna1.pri.v4, whole genome shotgun sequence DNA harbors:
- the LOC100075818 gene encoding pulmonary surfactant-associated protein A-like, translating into MMLSLPALALATLAASLLAGDAEESCAAAPGIPGMPGSIGQPGRDGRDGVKGDPGPPGPMGPPGGMPGLPGRDGLTGAPGSVGERGQRGEKGEPGLPGLPAYQDEELQETLQELRHHILQVKGALNLQKTSLPVGDKVFSSNGQSVNFAATREVCRRAGGDIATPENEEENQAIMSIVKQYNTYAYLGIVEGKDPGKFYYLDETPVNYTNWYQREPRGGGKENCVEMYTDGTWNDKNCQQYRLTICEF; encoded by the exons ATGATGCTGTCACTGCCTGCTCTGGCCCTGGCCACActggctgcttctctgctggccgGCGATGCGGAGGAGAGCTGTGCCGCGGCTCCTGGCATCCCCGGCATGCCCGGCAGCATCGGACAACCGGGTAGAGACGGCCGGGATGGTGTCAAAGGAGATCCTGGACCACCGG GTCCGATGGGCCCTCCTGGAGGCATGCCCGGACTCCCCGGCAGAGACGGCCTGACCGGGGCACCTGGGAGTGTGGGTGAGCgaggccagaggggagagaagggagagccaggACTTCCAG GTCTACCTGCTTACCAAGATGAGGAGTTACAGGAAACTCTTCAGGAACTCCGACACCACATCTTGCAGGTAAAAGGAG CTCTTAATTTGCAAAAAACTTCATTGCCGGTGGGAGACAAGGTCTTCTCTAGCAATGGGCAGTCGGTCAACTTTGCAGCCACTAGAGAGGTGTGCAGAAGAGCGGGCGGTGATATTGCCACCCCAGAGAACGAAGAGGAAAACCAGGCCATCATGAGCATCGTAAAGCAGTACAATACGTATGCCTACCTGGGCATTGTGGAGGGCAAGGACCCGGGGAAGTTCTATTACCTGGATGAAACCCCAGTGAATTATACCAACTGGTACCAAAGAGAGCCCCGGGGGGGTGGCAAGGAGAACTGCGTGGAAATGTACACCGACGGTACCTGGAATGACAAGAACTGTCAGCAGTACCGTCTCACCATCTGTGAGTTCTGA